In a single window of the Nicotiana tomentosiformis chromosome 10, ASM39032v3, whole genome shotgun sequence genome:
- the LOC104113520 gene encoding caffeoyl-CoA O-methyltransferase 5, which translates to MAENGIKHQEVGHKSLLQSDALYQYILETSVYPREPESMKELREVTAKHPWNLMTTSADEGQFLNMLLKLINAKNTMEIGVYTGYSLLATALAIPDDGKILAMDINRENYEIGLPIIEKAGVAHKIEFREGPALPVLDQLVEDKKNHGTYDFIFVDADKDNYINYHKRIIDLVKVGGLIGYDNTLWNGSVVAPPDAPMRKYVRYYRDFVLELNKALAVDPRIEICMLPVGDGITLCRRIT; encoded by the exons ATGGCAGAGAACGGAATTAAACACCAAGAGGTTGGCCACAAAAGCCTTTTGCAAAGTGATGCTCTTTACCAG TACATACTTGAAACCAGTGTATACCCAAGAGAGCCAGAATCCATGAAAGAGCTCAGGGAGGTGACTGCTAAGCATCCATG GAATTTAATGACAACATCAGCGGATGAAGGGCAGTTTTTGAACATGTTGTTGAAGTTGATCAATGCCAAAAACACAATGGAGATTGGAGTTTACACTGGCTACTCCCTCCTTGCTACTGCCCTTGCTATCCCCGATGATGGAAAG ATATTGGCAATGGACATTAACAGGGAAAATTACGAAATAGGATTGCCCATAATCGAAAAGGCCGGTGTGGCTCACAAAATTGAATTTAGAGAAGGCCCTGCTTTGCCCGTTCTTGATCAACTGGTTGAAGAT AAAAAGAATCATGGCACGTATGATTTCATATTTGTGGATGCTGATAAGGACAACTACATTAACTATCACAAAAGGATAATAGATTTGGTGAAAGTTGGTGGTTTAATTGGGTACGACAACACCCTATGGAATGGTTCTGTGGTGGCTCCACCTGATGCACCAATGAGGAAATACGTAAGGTATTATAGGGACTTCGTGTTGGAACTTAACAAAGCCCTAGCCGTTGATCcaaggattgagatttgcatgctACCCGTTGGTGATGGCATTACCTTGTGCCGCCGCATCACCTGA
- the LOC138899710 gene encoding uncharacterized protein: MEGVKFNYKYEVVRVYLECKFSDGTHDANVEVKLDAQVIPKRASFKYLGFIIQSNGEIDEDVAHRIGAGWMKWRLASGVLCDRNVPLRLKGKFYRVMVRPAMLYGAEYWPVKNSHAQKMKVAEMRMLRWMCGCTRRDRIKNEATRNRVGVASVENKMQESRLRWFGHVKRRSIDTHVRRCERLALESLRRGRGRPKKYWGEVIRQDMSLLQLTEDMTLDRRVWRSRIKVEG, translated from the coding sequence atggaGGGAGTAAAATTTAATTACAAGTATGAAGTTGTTAGAgtatacttggagtgcaagttcagtgacgGGACCCATGATGCAAACGTAGAGGTTAAGCTTGATGCTCAAGTTATCCCCAAGAGAGCGAGTTTTAAGTATCTCGGGTTTATTATCCAGAGTAACGGAGAGATTGACGAAGATGTTGCGCATCGTATCGGAgcgggatggatgaagtggaggctcgcttccggtgttttgtgtgataggAATGTGCCGCTaagacttaagggtaagttttatcGAGTGATGGTTCGACCGGCTATGCTGTATGGGGCTGagtattggccagtcaagaactcccacgcgcagaagatgaaagtagcagagatgaggatgctgagatggatgtgtgggtgtACCAGGAGAGATAGGATTAAGAATGAAGCTACCCGGAATAGAGTGGGAGTAGCCTCCGTGGAGAACAAGATGCAGgagtcgaggctgagatggttcggacatgttaagAGAAGAAGCATTGATACTcatgttaggaggtgtgagaggttggcttTGGAAAGTTTGAGAAGAggtcgaggtaggcctaagaagtactggggagaggtgattaggcaggacatgtcgctgcttcagctcactgaggacatgacccttgataggagggtgtggaggtcgaggattaaggtagaaggttag